The following are encoded in a window of Aromatoleum petrolei genomic DNA:
- a CDS encoding ABC transporter substrate-binding protein, which yields MKLNKAATTLAIALAAFASQSALAQVKIGVVSSATGPTALVGIPQKNTVPLLPAKIGDLSVEYIPLDDASDPTASVTAVKKLISEQNVDAIIGPSGSPNAMGVIQFVADAGVPLLAPVGTAAVVTPMDDKKKWVFKTTQNDDIIARALVGHMVKAGVKTVGFIGVGDPYGENWYKVFSALAEKNGMKIVANERFQRQDASVTGQSLKILAAKPDAVLVAAAGGPAVLPQTTLVEQGYKGQIYQTHGAALPDFLKLGGKKVEGTILAASLMLVLPEIADSHPSKKIASEYIAAYEKAHGTKPATFGANVFDAGLLLQQAIPAAAKVAKPGTKEFRAALRDSLEQTRELVGTQGIYNMSATDHSGFDERGRVLIAVRDGAWTLAK from the coding sequence ATGAAGCTGAACAAAGCTGCCACCACCCTCGCCATCGCATTGGCCGCCTTCGCGTCGCAGTCCGCCCTCGCCCAGGTGAAGATCGGCGTCGTGTCGTCGGCGACCGGCCCGACCGCGCTGGTCGGAATCCCGCAGAAGAACACCGTGCCGCTGCTGCCGGCGAAGATCGGCGATCTCAGCGTCGAGTACATCCCGCTCGACGACGCGAGCGATCCCACCGCGTCGGTCACAGCGGTGAAGAAGCTGATCTCGGAGCAGAACGTCGACGCGATCATCGGCCCCTCCGGCTCGCCCAACGCGATGGGCGTGATCCAGTTCGTCGCCGACGCCGGCGTGCCGCTCCTCGCGCCGGTCGGCACCGCCGCCGTCGTGACACCGATGGACGACAAGAAGAAGTGGGTGTTCAAGACCACGCAAAACGACGACATCATCGCCCGCGCGCTCGTCGGCCACATGGTGAAGGCCGGCGTGAAGACGGTCGGCTTCATCGGCGTCGGCGACCCCTACGGCGAGAACTGGTACAAGGTGTTCTCGGCGCTCGCCGAAAAGAACGGCATGAAGATCGTCGCCAACGAGCGCTTCCAGCGCCAGGACGCGTCGGTCACCGGCCAGAGCCTGAAGATCCTCGCCGCGAAACCCGACGCAGTGCTCGTCGCCGCCGCCGGCGGCCCGGCGGTGCTGCCGCAGACCACGCTCGTCGAGCAAGGCTACAAGGGCCAGATCTACCAGACCCACGGCGCCGCCCTGCCCGACTTCCTCAAGCTCGGCGGCAAGAAGGTCGAGGGCACGATCCTCGCCGCGAGCCTGATGCTGGTGCTGCCCGAGATCGCCGACAGCCACCCGTCGAAGAAGATCGCCAGCGAATACATCGCCGCCTACGAGAAGGCGCACGGCACCAAGCCCGCGACCTTCGGCGCCAACGTCTTCGACGCCGGCCTGCTGCTGCAACAGGCGATCCCCGCCGCGGCGAAAGTCGCCAAACCCGGCACGAAGGAGTTCCGCGCCGCGCTGCGCGACAGCCTCGAGCAGACCCGCGAGCTCGTCGGCACCCAGGGCATCTACAACATGAGCGCCACCGACCACAGCGGCTTCGACGAACGCGGCCGCGTGCTCATCGCCGTCAGGGACGGCGCCTGGACGCTGGCGAAGTAA
- a CDS encoding NnrS family protein, producing the protein MSAFRPFFLLGTLYAPLLMGAWLGAWSGWWSGPVGDMPAALWHGHEMVFGFSTAIILGIVLTALPSWAGTDEIHGPRLALIVAAWLTGRLAFWALPLLPAGIAAVADCLLFPLVFATVAPQLLRAANRLYLLLLPVLAAFFTANLAFHLSISAGNPALATLALHGGVYTILTLYVLKGGVLTPIFTGNALREKGRGEQAPFRMWLDVTAVGLVVALAALDLAGAPARWIGLAALACTLVHAWRVGRWQGWRVADVPLLLVMHLGFAWLILAFALKALAALTGLVSDTAWLHAFTVGSLGMMMLGLMTRVSLRHTGRPLKLPTAMRVACALVFAAAIARLTLSMPQVRSLAIAAAALLWAAAFATYLSRFGALLARPSLPRKTGTP; encoded by the coding sequence GTGAGCGCGTTCCGCCCCTTCTTCCTGCTCGGCACGCTGTACGCCCCCCTGCTGATGGGCGCCTGGCTCGGCGCCTGGTCCGGCTGGTGGAGCGGACCGGTCGGCGACATGCCGGCGGCGTTGTGGCACGGTCACGAGATGGTCTTCGGCTTCTCGACCGCGATCATCCTCGGCATCGTGCTCACCGCGCTGCCCAGCTGGGCCGGCACCGACGAGATCCACGGCCCCCGCCTCGCCCTCATCGTCGCCGCATGGCTCACAGGCCGCCTCGCCTTCTGGGCCCTGCCACTGCTACCCGCCGGCATCGCAGCGGTGGCCGATTGCCTGCTGTTTCCGCTGGTGTTCGCGACCGTCGCACCGCAACTGCTGCGCGCGGCGAACCGCCTGTACCTCTTGCTGCTCCCGGTTCTCGCGGCCTTCTTCACCGCGAACCTCGCCTTTCATCTCAGCATCAGCGCTGGCAATCCGGCCTTGGCCACGCTCGCCCTGCACGGCGGCGTCTATACGATTCTCACGCTCTACGTGCTCAAGGGCGGCGTGCTCACGCCGATCTTCACCGGCAACGCGCTGCGCGAAAAAGGGCGCGGGGAACAGGCGCCGTTCCGGATGTGGCTCGATGTCACCGCCGTCGGCCTCGTCGTCGCGCTCGCCGCGCTCGACCTCGCCGGTGCGCCGGCCCGATGGATCGGCCTCGCCGCCCTCGCCTGCACCCTCGTCCATGCCTGGCGCGTCGGCCGCTGGCAAGGCTGGCGCGTGGCCGACGTCCCCCTCCTCCTCGTCATGCACCTCGGCTTCGCCTGGCTGATCCTCGCCTTCGCCCTCAAGGCACTCGCGGCGCTCACCGGCCTCGTTTCCGACACCGCATGGCTACACGCCTTCACGGTCGGCAGCCTCGGCATGATGATGCTCGGCCTGATGACCCGCGTAAGCCTCCGCCACACCGGCCGCCCGCTCAAGCTGCCGACGGCCATGCGGGTCGCCTGCGCGCTCGTGTTCGCCGCAGCGATCGCGCGGCTCACGCTGTCGATGCCCCAAGTCCGCTCCTTGGCGATCGCGGCGGCCGCGCTGCTGTGGGCGGCGGCGTTCGCGACCTACTTGTCCAGGTTCGGAGCGCTGCTGGCGAGGCCCAGCCTCCCGCGCAAGACCGGCACGCCCTAG
- a CDS encoding type II asparaginase, whose translation MVVLGTGGTIASSADSATQLHDYRVTAGVEDMFTAIPELHALADLRAVNLLQLDSHAIDSAALLTIARRVAKELADPEVDGLIVTHGTDTLEETAYFLNLVLKSTKPVVVVGAMRPASALSADGPLNLYNAVRVALAPAAHGKGVLVVMNDRLFAARDVAKAHTTAVEAFEAAEEGCLGRIACGGIHLFHAPLRLHTAATSFSLDRLAELPMADIIFDHQGAGIHHYHAAIDAGARGIVLAATGNGSLSPSARLGAELAARAGVAFVRSSRVGRGIVTPSFDDETLGMVAAGSLNPQKARILLMLALTQSHELHHLRSCFERY comes from the coding sequence GTGGTGGTGCTGGGCACTGGCGGTACGATCGCATCATCTGCCGACAGTGCGACGCAGTTGCACGACTACCGCGTGACCGCGGGGGTGGAAGACATGTTTACTGCGATACCCGAACTGCATGCGCTCGCCGACCTGCGCGCCGTGAATTTGCTGCAACTCGACAGCCATGCGATAGACAGTGCGGCACTGTTGACGATCGCCCGCCGTGTCGCCAAAGAGCTCGCAGACCCCGAGGTGGATGGCCTGATCGTCACCCATGGCACCGACACGCTGGAGGAAACCGCCTACTTCCTCAACCTTGTGCTCAAGAGCACGAAGCCCGTGGTGGTGGTCGGGGCCATGCGTCCCGCCAGCGCCCTGAGCGCCGACGGTCCGCTCAACCTCTACAACGCGGTGCGCGTCGCCCTTGCGCCCGCCGCGCATGGCAAGGGGGTTCTGGTCGTGATGAACGACCGTTTGTTCGCCGCGCGTGACGTTGCAAAGGCGCATACCACCGCAGTCGAAGCCTTTGAGGCGGCTGAGGAGGGATGCCTGGGAAGGATTGCCTGCGGCGGGATCCATCTCTTCCATGCGCCGCTGCGTCTGCATACGGCAGCGACGTCGTTTTCGCTCGACCGACTCGCGGAGCTTCCGATGGCGGACATCATCTTCGACCATCAGGGCGCGGGGATTCACCACTACCACGCCGCGATCGACGCGGGTGCCCGAGGTATCGTCCTCGCCGCCACGGGGAACGGCAGCCTGTCACCGAGCGCCCGCTTGGGGGCCGAATTGGCAGCCCGTGCGGGTGTCGCCTTCGTTCGGTCAAGTCGGGTCGGCCGAGGGATCGTCACCCCGTCATTCGATGATGAAACCCTCGGGATGGTCGCAGCTGGATCGCTCAATCCGCAGAAGGCTCGCATCCTGCTGATGCTCGCATTGACTCAGAGCCACGAGCTTCACCACCTGCGCTCTTGTTTTGAGCGCTATTAA
- a CDS encoding amino acid ABC transporter ATP-binding protein, with translation MIQINNIGKWYGNFQVLDGCTTRVRKGEVVVVCGPSGSGKSTLIKTVNALEPIQQGDIVIDGIAISDRKTRLPRLRAQVGMVFQHFELFPHLNVTENLTLAQVKVLGRETGEARERGLRMLDRVGLLAHKDKFPGQLSGGQQQRVAIARALAMDPIVMLFDEPTSALDPEMVGEVLDVMVQLADEGMTMMCVTHEMGFAKRVSDRVIFMDQGKIVEDCPTTDFFGESEARSPRAKEFLSKILQH, from the coding sequence ATGATTCAGATCAACAACATCGGCAAGTGGTACGGCAATTTCCAGGTGCTCGACGGCTGCACCACGCGTGTGCGCAAGGGCGAGGTCGTAGTGGTCTGCGGGCCGTCGGGTTCCGGCAAGAGCACGTTGATCAAGACCGTGAATGCCTTGGAGCCGATCCAGCAGGGCGACATCGTCATCGACGGCATTGCGATATCGGACCGCAAGACTAGACTACCCCGGCTGCGCGCGCAGGTTGGCATGGTGTTCCAGCACTTCGAGCTTTTCCCGCACCTGAACGTCACCGAAAACCTGACGCTCGCGCAGGTCAAGGTGCTGGGGCGCGAGACTGGTGAGGCCAGGGAGCGCGGGCTGCGCATGCTCGACCGTGTCGGCCTGCTTGCCCACAAGGACAAATTTCCGGGGCAGCTCTCCGGCGGCCAGCAGCAGCGCGTCGCCATTGCACGGGCGTTGGCGATGGACCCAATCGTGATGCTGTTCGACGAACCGACCTCGGCGCTCGACCCCGAAATGGTCGGCGAAGTGCTCGACGTGATGGTGCAGCTCGCGGACGAAGGCATGACGATGATGTGTGTCACGCACGAGATGGGCTTCGCGAAAAGAGTCAGCGATCGGGTGATCTTCATGGATCAGGGCAAGATCGTCGAGGACTGTCCGACGACGGACTTCTTCGGCGAGTCCGAGGCGCGCTCGCCGCGGGCGAAGGAGTTCCTATCGAAGATCCTTCAGCACTGA
- a CDS encoding agmatinase, with protein sequence MEQLTVAPRSGHKTLLYSELVTDLSALRADIAVLGMPFGSAYGPRAFTNDQSNAPQAIREVTDRIVRAPEHYDFDIDGPLLQGRSDIRFVDCGDVLPDLAKPGDHYRRVELAVRQILKGGGLPIVLGGDHGITTPVLRAFSEVGPITLVHIDAHLDWRDDVNGVREGLSSPIRRASEMPHVARIVQIGLRAQGSARPEEFEVARRYGAELVTAYELHEVGMDAVLERIPDGGNYYLTIDADGLDPTIMPAVDGPAPGGVTFVQARKLIHGLVRKGRVVGMDIVEIQPSKDNASKLTCVTAGRLIVNLIGAAIRAGYFDK encoded by the coding sequence ATGGAACAATTGACCGTAGCGCCTCGTAGTGGGCACAAGACCTTGCTCTACTCGGAACTCGTCACCGACCTGAGTGCTCTGCGCGCCGACATTGCCGTACTGGGCATGCCGTTCGGCTCGGCCTACGGGCCGCGCGCCTTCACCAACGACCAGAGCAATGCGCCGCAGGCGATCCGCGAGGTCACCGACCGTATCGTGCGCGCCCCCGAGCACTACGATTTCGACATCGACGGCCCGCTGCTGCAGGGGCGTTCGGACATCCGCTTCGTCGATTGCGGCGACGTGCTGCCCGACCTGGCGAAACCCGGCGACCACTATCGGCGCGTAGAGCTGGCTGTGCGCCAGATCCTCAAGGGCGGCGGCCTTCCGATCGTGCTCGGGGGCGATCACGGCATCACGACGCCGGTGCTGCGTGCGTTCAGCGAGGTGGGGCCGATCACGCTCGTGCATATCGACGCGCATCTGGACTGGCGCGACGACGTCAACGGTGTGCGCGAGGGCCTGTCGAGCCCGATCCGCCGCGCCTCGGAGATGCCGCATGTGGCGCGCATCGTGCAGATTGGGCTGCGTGCGCAGGGAAGCGCGCGGCCGGAGGAGTTCGAGGTCGCACGCCGCTACGGCGCCGAACTCGTGACCGCCTATGAGTTGCACGAGGTTGGCATGGACGCGGTGCTCGAGCGTATCCCGGACGGTGGGAACTACTACCTGACGATCGACGCCGACGGCCTCGACCCCACCATCATGCCGGCGGTCGATGGCCCGGCACCGGGCGGCGTCACTTTCGTGCAGGCGCGCAAGCTGATCCACGGCCTCGTGAGGAAGGGGCGCGTGGTCGGCATGGACATCGTCGAAATCCAGCCATCGAAGGACAACGCCTCGAAGCTCACCTGCGTCACGGCGGGACGCCTGATCGTGAATCTGATCGGTGCCGCGATCCGCGCAGGCTATTTCGACAAATGA
- a CDS encoding amino acid ABC transporter permease produces MSIDFDIVAQATPALLQGLKVTATVSMVGIPLGILAGTVAAYMADSASRPLRMLALGYVELVRNIPFLILVYLSFFGLPKLGLLVSAFGIAIGATAFYTGGYFCEILRAALRSVPRGQVRAALSLGMTGWQVQRHVVVPQIFGFLIPPSVSLTIMMFKDSAVFSVMSLPELTYQSNLMTADTFAYLEVLTTTALIYWGCSAVFDAFGHAMETRVRRWSHR; encoded by the coding sequence ATGTCCATTGATTTCGACATCGTCGCGCAGGCGACACCCGCCTTGCTGCAGGGCCTGAAGGTGACGGCGACAGTCAGCATGGTCGGCATTCCGCTGGGCATCCTGGCCGGCACGGTCGCCGCTTATATGGCCGATTCCGCGTCCAGGCCGCTGCGCATGCTGGCGCTCGGTTACGTCGAGCTGGTGCGCAACATCCCCTTCCTGATTCTGGTGTACCTGTCGTTCTTCGGCCTGCCCAAGCTGGGGCTGCTGGTGTCCGCATTCGGCATCGCGATCGGGGCGACCGCGTTCTACACCGGCGGCTACTTCTGCGAAATCCTGCGTGCCGCCTTACGCAGCGTGCCGCGGGGGCAGGTCCGTGCGGCGTTGTCGTTGGGCATGACCGGGTGGCAGGTGCAGCGCCATGTTGTCGTGCCGCAGATCTTCGGCTTCCTCATACCGCCCTCGGTCAGCCTGACGATCATGATGTTCAAGGACTCCGCCGTGTTCTCGGTGATGAGCCTGCCCGAGCTCACCTACCAAAGCAACCTGATGACTGCCGACACCTTTGCCTACCTGGAAGTCCTCACCACCACCGCGCTGATCTACTGGGGCTGCAGTGCAGTCTTCGACGCCTTCGGCCACGCGATGGAAACGCGCGTCCGTCGCTGGAGCCATCGCTGA
- a CDS encoding amino acid ABC transporter permease translates to MIDWLTADSALMPFFDGLIEGAGNTLLSSGAAFAIGLALGVVVLALRVAGGPLGRVAVIVYVSAMRGTPLLVQLLIAYYVLPSLLGISISPLAAGVLALALNTTAYVSEILRAALSTIPAGQTAAARALGMRPWQCWLHVLLPQMFHRALPPLTNEFTVLLKASSLLSLIAVSELATVARNATLQSDLPLQVFAATAAVYFLMLWCASTISRSVERRFARLLPNVH, encoded by the coding sequence ATGATTGACTGGCTTACCGCGGACAGCGCCCTCATGCCGTTCTTCGACGGTCTGATCGAGGGTGCGGGCAACACCCTGCTCTCGAGCGGGGCCGCCTTCGCGATCGGACTCGCGCTGGGCGTCGTGGTGCTCGCGCTGCGGGTGGCCGGCGGGCCGCTCGGGCGCGTTGCCGTCATCGTGTACGTCAGCGCGATGCGCGGCACGCCGCTGCTGGTGCAGTTGCTGATCGCGTACTACGTGCTGCCGTCGCTGCTCGGGATCTCGATCTCGCCGCTCGCGGCGGGCGTCCTGGCGCTGGCCCTAAATACCACGGCCTATGTCAGCGAGATCCTGCGCGCCGCGCTGTCGACGATCCCCGCAGGCCAGACCGCGGCGGCGCGCGCGCTGGGCATGCGGCCGTGGCAGTGCTGGCTGCACGTGCTGTTGCCGCAGATGTTCCATCGCGCGCTGCCGCCGCTGACCAACGAGTTCACGGTGCTCCTGAAGGCGTCGTCGCTGTTGTCCCTGATCGCCGTGTCGGAACTTGCGACCGTTGCGCGCAACGCGACGCTGCAGAGCGATCTGCCGCTGCAGGTGTTTGCCGCGACCGCGGCCGTCTATTTCCTGATGCTGTGGTGCGCCTCGACGATCTCCCGCAGCGTCGAGCGCCGCTTTGCGAGACTTCTCCCCAATGTCCATTGA
- a CDS encoding transporter substrate-binding domain-containing protein, which produces MKMISSRRRAMQGAIAFAVMACVPAMGWAEGGSLTDIKKRGQLTVGTEAAYEPYEFVEDGKVVGYGRDILEHMAGKLGVKLVQLNLPFQGLLPGLMSRKFDFVATSVGITEERAKRFAFSAPVGIVHSMLAVKASNGAIAKPEDAVGKTVGTQMGSMAQPMIQDFERELKAKQGKGFAELKLFQGYPDVGVALSNGTLDIGVVPSNVLSVQMRRQPGVFRTIGEVGQPRLLAWVAHPQDPEIRTFINQTLAELRESGKLAELQKKWFGAPLDLPTTGYLPAGAL; this is translated from the coding sequence ATGAAGATGATTTCAAGCAGGCGCCGCGCAATGCAGGGGGCGATCGCTTTCGCCGTCATGGCCTGTGTCCCGGCGATGGGCTGGGCAGAGGGCGGATCCCTCACGGATATCAAGAAGCGGGGGCAGCTGACCGTGGGCACCGAAGCTGCATATGAGCCCTACGAGTTCGTCGAGGACGGGAAGGTCGTTGGCTATGGTCGTGACATTCTCGAACACATGGCTGGCAAGCTCGGCGTGAAGCTCGTGCAGCTGAACCTGCCCTTCCAGGGCCTGCTGCCGGGCCTGATGTCGCGCAAGTTCGATTTCGTGGCGACCAGCGTCGGCATCACCGAAGAGCGCGCCAAGCGCTTTGCGTTCAGTGCGCCGGTGGGAATCGTGCACTCCATGCTCGCGGTAAAGGCGTCGAATGGCGCGATCGCGAAGCCGGAGGATGCGGTAGGCAAGACGGTCGGCACGCAGATGGGCTCGATGGCGCAGCCGATGATCCAGGATTTCGAGCGCGAGCTGAAGGCGAAGCAGGGAAAGGGCTTTGCCGAGCTGAAACTGTTCCAGGGCTATCCCGACGTCGGCGTGGCGCTGAGCAACGGTACGCTCGACATCGGCGTCGTGCCGTCGAACGTGTTGTCCGTACAGATGCGCCGTCAGCCGGGCGTGTTCCGCACGATCGGCGAGGTCGGGCAGCCGCGGCTGCTCGCGTGGGTCGCACATCCCCAGGATCCGGAAATCCGTACTTTCATCAACCAGACGCTCGCGGAACTTCGGGAGAGCGGCAAGCTCGCCGAACTGCAGAAGAAGTGGTTCGGCGCGCCCCTTGACCTGCCGACGACGGGCTACCTGCCTGCCGGCGCACTCTGA
- a CDS encoding LysR family transcriptional regulator has product MKNDFYSGMVSKFNTFSHAMPRPPFTERDLRSLRVFCAVAEAGGFAAAEDRLNMSKASISRHVREVEERLGVRLCERGPSGFKLSSAGMVALELASNALKSLERIRPEIDAVRGVLSGSLEIGMVEHLITHRDCRIPEALRELARRAPDVRPHVTVMTFANLNQALRERRVEIAIRGMYAKERMFDYQALFVETHRVYAATESAPERREDRPLVYRPHPFVEAALADHGFARGPDAGGLEAIGLLVATGNYAGLLPEHYADLVAQRYPMRALPDSPSYRNSICAITEASRPLTRRAELFLDILAELHAGNGA; this is encoded by the coding sequence ATGAAAAATGATTTTTATAGTGGTATGGTTTCAAAATTCAATACCTTTTCTCATGCCATGCCCAGACCGCCCTTCACCGAACGAGACCTGCGCTCGCTGCGCGTTTTCTGCGCCGTGGCCGAGGCCGGCGGCTTTGCAGCCGCCGAGGATCGCCTGAACATGTCGAAAGCCTCGATCAGCCGGCATGTGCGGGAGGTCGAGGAGAGACTCGGCGTGCGTCTGTGCGAACGTGGCCCCTCAGGATTCAAGCTGAGCTCCGCTGGGATGGTCGCGCTCGAGCTCGCCTCCAACGCGTTGAAGTCGCTCGAGCGCATTCGGCCCGAGATCGATGCAGTCCGCGGAGTGCTATCGGGCTCGCTCGAAATAGGCATGGTGGAACACCTGATCACACACCGAGACTGCCGGATCCCCGAAGCCTTGCGCGAGCTTGCGCGCCGGGCTCCAGACGTCCGACCGCACGTGACGGTGATGACCTTCGCCAATCTCAACCAAGCGCTACGCGAGCGCCGCGTCGAGATCGCGATCCGAGGGATGTACGCGAAGGAACGAATGTTCGACTACCAGGCGCTGTTCGTAGAGACTCACCGCGTCTACGCTGCGACCGAAAGTGCGCCCGAGCGGCGCGAGGATCGGCCCCTCGTGTACCGCCCCCACCCGTTTGTCGAGGCGGCACTGGCGGACCACGGCTTCGCGCGCGGCCCCGATGCGGGCGGATTGGAAGCGATTGGCCTGCTGGTGGCCACCGGCAATTATGCCGGACTGCTGCCGGAGCACTATGCGGACCTCGTCGCCCAGCGGTACCCAATGCGCGCCCTTCCCGATAGCCCGTCCTATCGCAATTCGATCTGTGCCATTACCGAGGCCTCACGCCCGCTCACACGTCGCGCAGAGCTTTTCCTGGACATTCTTGCTGAGCTGCACGCGGGGAACGGGGCATAA
- a CDS encoding iron-sulfur cluster assembly scaffold protein yields the protein MIEALYNKGIRELADAAHGAGRLAAPTGSALRDSPMCGDRVRMDVELVDGRITALAHEVKGCLLCRASASLIGLHAVGSTPAEVERLRARMAAMLTAGEVSGMPEGADEIALFAPVQGYRSRHGCVMIAFEALTIALAAG from the coding sequence ATGATCGAAGCCCTCTACAACAAAGGCATCCGCGAGCTCGCCGACGCCGCCCACGGCGCCGGCCGGCTCGCTGCACCGACGGGCTCGGCGCTGCGCGACAGCCCGATGTGCGGCGACCGCGTGCGGATGGACGTCGAACTCGTCGACGGCCGCATCACGGCGCTCGCGCACGAGGTCAAGGGATGCCTGCTGTGCCGCGCGTCGGCATCGCTGATCGGCCTGCATGCGGTCGGCAGCACGCCGGCCGAGGTCGAACGGCTGCGCGCGCGCATGGCGGCGATGCTCACCGCGGGCGAGGTGTCCGGAATGCCCGAGGGCGCCGACGAGATCGCGCTGTTCGCGCCGGTGCAGGGCTACCGCAGCCGCCACGGCTGCGTGATGATCGCCTTCGAAGCCCTGACGATCGCCCTCGCTGCGGGCTGA
- a CDS encoding molybdopterin-binding protein → MIFDEFPLAAAQGVMLAHTLKLGGRTLKKGRVLSALDLDLLDDEGFSTVTGARLDPDDVAEDAAAEELAALLVGPNTETRPPRAGRCNLHASASGVLRIDAERIDRMNLLDEAIAIGTLPRHAVVRPGQVVATMKIIPFAVPRRLLDACREIAGGTPPIAVAELKPCRAALIQTELPGMKDSIFAATAKVTRDRVEALGGRLTLALRGPHRRDALDSMLHQALAAGCELVMVCGATVAKDRNDIAPAAVTAVGGTIEHFGMPVEPGNMLVLGRIGAVPVVILPGCGRSRKSNGLDLVLPRLMAGIPPTREDIMRMGVGGLIRSAPEEGDDAKPDDDGARGPARAAAHVVNRSGTSTVR, encoded by the coding sequence ATGATCTTCGACGAATTTCCCCTCGCCGCCGCGCAAGGCGTGATGCTCGCCCACACGCTGAAGCTCGGCGGGCGCACGCTGAAGAAGGGCCGCGTGCTGTCCGCGCTCGATCTCGATCTGCTCGACGACGAGGGTTTCTCGACCGTCACCGGCGCGCGGCTCGATCCGGACGACGTCGCCGAGGACGCCGCAGCCGAGGAACTCGCCGCCCTGCTCGTCGGCCCCAACACGGAGACACGCCCGCCGCGCGCCGGCCGCTGCAACCTGCACGCGTCGGCATCCGGCGTGCTGCGCATCGACGCCGAACGCATCGACCGCATGAACCTGCTCGACGAGGCCATCGCGATCGGAACGCTGCCCCGCCATGCCGTCGTGCGTCCCGGTCAGGTCGTCGCCACCATGAAGATCATCCCCTTCGCCGTGCCGCGCCGCCTGCTCGATGCCTGCCGCGAAATCGCTGGCGGTACGCCGCCGATCGCCGTGGCCGAACTCAAGCCCTGCCGCGCCGCGCTGATCCAGACCGAACTGCCGGGCATGAAGGACTCGATCTTCGCGGCCACGGCGAAGGTCACGCGCGACCGGGTCGAGGCGCTCGGCGGCCGGCTCACGCTCGCGCTGCGCGGTCCCCATCGACGCGACGCCCTCGACTCCATGCTGCACCAGGCGCTGGCGGCCGGCTGCGAGCTCGTGATGGTGTGCGGCGCCACCGTCGCCAAGGACCGCAACGACATCGCCCCCGCCGCGGTCACGGCGGTGGGTGGCACGATCGAGCATTTCGGCATGCCCGTCGAGCCCGGCAACATGCTCGTGCTCGGTCGCATCGGCGCCGTGCCCGTCGTGATCCTCCCCGGCTGCGGCCGCTCGCGAAAGAGCAACGGCCTCGACCTCGTCCTGCCTCGGCTGATGGCGGGCATCCCCCCGACACGCGAAGACATCATGCGCATGGGCGTCGGCGGCCTGATCCGCAGCGCGCCCGAGGAGGGCGACGACGCGAAGCCCGACGATGACGGGGCCCGCGGCCCCGCACGAGCTGCCGCCCACGTCGTGAACCGAAGCGGGACGTCTACAGTCCGATGA